From Populus trichocarpa isolate Nisqually-1 chromosome 19, P.trichocarpa_v4.1, whole genome shotgun sequence, a single genomic window includes:
- the LOC18108384 gene encoding protein OXIDATIVE STRESS 3 LIKE 6, translated as MGDLDKKSSKISSESNSMVVPNNETEQGHEEVMSKERNLNREGGYGSFGVMLDSRPTQRRGLAMSYDGKCKSFADLSEARTVKDLEKKEHPFNQRRALLKARKMCKRSKAQIASAEVVGKGNQYRRRRTNWTLESSFPVPSPTILLPQTGNSKS; from the exons ATGGGTGATTTAGACAAGAAGTCGTCCAAAATCTCTTCCGAGAGTAATTCTATGGTTGTTCCAAACAATGAAACTGAACAAGGCCATGAGGAAGTCATGTCTAAGGAGAGGAATCTCAACAGAGAAGGAGGGTATGGTTCTTTTGGTGTAATGCTAGACTCTCGACCAACCCAGAGAAGAGGATTGGCAATGTCTTATGATGGGAAATGCAAGTCCTTCGCAGACCTGTCGGAAGCGAGAACAGTCAAAGATTTGGAGAAAAAAGAGCACCCATTTAACCAGAGGAGGGCATTATTGAAGGCAAGAAAGATGTGTAAGAGGTCAAAGGCACAAATTGCTTCAGCTGAAGTAGTGGGTAAGGGGAACCA ATATCGGAGAAGGAGAACCAACTGGACTCTTGAGTCTAGCTTTCCTGTGCCGAGTCCTACTATTTTACTTCCACAAACTGGCAATTCAAAAAGCTGA
- the LOC18108383 gene encoding uncharacterized protein LOC18108383 yields MEALVCKKLGDPTALKSSISEADNDSPIILSKTHPIPQLKSPTSVRVRVKATSLNYANYLQILGKYQEKPPLPFIPGSDYSGIVDAVGSGVSLLKVGDRVCSFAALGSFAEFIVADQAELFKVPDGCDLVAAGALPVAFGTSHVALVHRAQLTSGQVLLVLGAAGGVGLSAVQIGKVCGAVVIAVARGDEKVQFLKSLGVDHVVDSSKESVIASVKDFLKARKLKGVDVLYDPVGGKLTKESMKLLNWGAQILVIGFASGDVPVIPANIALVKNWTVHGLYWGSYKIHRPVVLEDSIRELLSWVAKGRITIHISHTYNLSEASLAFAAIKDRKAIGKVMITIDDERSVKSKL; encoded by the exons atggaggcTTTGGTTTGCAAGAAACTAGGTGATCCAACAGCATTGAAATCATCAATATCAGAGGCAGATAATGATTCCCCAATAATTCTAAGCAAAACCCATCCTATCCCACAACTTAAATCACCCACATCAGTTAGAGTTAGAGTTAAAGCTACAAGCTTGAACTATGCAAATTACCTGCAAATTTTAGGCAAGTATCAAGAGAAACCTCCTCTTCCTTTCATTCCTGGCTCTGATTATTCTGGGATCGTTGATGCTGTGGGTTCTGGTGTCTCACTTTTAAAGGTCGGTGACCGTGTTTGTTCCTTTGCTGCGCTTGGTTCCTTTGCTGAATTCATTGTTGCTGACCAGGCTGAATT GTTTAAAGTGCCAGATGGGTGTGATTTGGTTGCTGCTGGTGCATTACCCGTGGCTTTTGGCACCTCGCATGTTGCACTTGTTCATCGAGCTCAATTGACTTCTGGTCAG GTGTTGTTGGTTCTTGGTGCAGCTGGAGGGGTTGGTCTTTCTGCTGTTCAAATTGGCAAGGTTTGCGGGGCTGTTGTTATTGCAGTTGCAAG GGGAGATGAAAAGGTGCAGTTTTTGAAGTCATTGGGAGTGGACCATGTAGTGGACTCGAGCAAAGAGAGTGTCATTGCAAGTGTCAAGGACTTCCTTAAAGCAAGGAAGCTCAAAGGGGTTGATGTTTTGTATGATCCTGTTGGAGGCAAACTTACTAAAGAAAGCATGAAGTTGTTGAATTGGGGTGCTCAGATTTTGGTTATTGGTTTTGCTAGTGGGGATGTACCTGTCATCCCTGCAAATATTGCTCTTGTCAAG aactGGACTGTGCATGGACTTTATTGGGGCAGCTATAAAATACATCGACCTGTTGTGCTCGAAGATTCAATCCGGGAGCTGCTTTCCTGGGTGGCAAAGGGCCGGATTACCATCCACATTTCTCATACTTACAATTTATCAGAG GCCAGTCTCGCGTTTGCTGCTATTAAAGATAGGAAGGCAATTGGGAAGGTGATGATTACTATTGATGATGAAAGAAGTGTAAAATCTAAGCTTTAA